Below is a genomic region from Proteus vulgaris.
TATTTACTAGGCCTCGCATTTGCGGGGTTTTTAATGCTGAATAAAAGGAAAACTTGATGGAATTGCCCAATATTATGCACCCGGTCGCGAAGCTGAGCACCGCATTAGCCGCTGCATTGATGCTGAGCGGGTGCATGCCCGGTGAAATCCGCCCGACGATTGGCCAGCAAATGGAAACTGGCGACCAACGGTTTGGCGATCTGGTTTTCCGCCAGCTCGCACCGAATGTCTGGCAGCACACTTCCTATCTCGACATGCCGGGTTTCGGGGCAGTCGCTTCCAACGGTTTGATCGTCAGGGATGGCGGCCGCGTGCTGGTGGTCGATACCGCCTGGACCGATGACCAGACCGCCCAGATCCTCAACTGGATCAAGCAGGAGATCAACCTGCCGGTCGCGCTGGCGGTGGTGACTCACGCGCATCAGGACAAGATGGGCGGTATGGACGCGCTGCATGCGGCGGGGATTGCGACTTATGCCAATGCGTTGTCGAACCAGCTTGCCCCGCAAGAGGGGATGGTTGCGGCGCAACACAGCCTGACTTTCGCCGCCAATGGCTGGGTCGAACCAGCAACCGCGCCCAACTTTGGCCCGCTCAAGGTATTTTACCCCGGCCCCGGCCACACCAGTGACAATATCACCGTTGGGATCGACGGCACCGACATCGCTTTTGGTGGCTGCCTGATCAAGGACAGCAAGGCCAAGTCGCTCGGCAATCTCGGTGATGCCGACACTGAGCACTACGCCGCGTCAGCGCGCGCGTTTGGTGCGGCGTTCCCCAAGGCCAGCATGATCGTGATGAGCCATTCCGCCCCCGATAGCCGCGCCGCAATCACTCATACGGCCCGCATGGCCGACAAGCTGCGCTGAGCCATGGCTGACCACGTCACCCCCAATCTGCCATCGCGCGATTTCGATGTGACAGAGGCGTTTTATGCGAAGCTGGGCTTTGCGACGAGTTGGAAGGATCGCGGCTGGATGATCCTGCAGCGCGGCGGTTTGCAGCTCGAATTCTTCCCCTATCCTGACCTCGACCCAGCTACGAGCTCGTTCGGCTGTTGCCTGCGGTTGGATGATCTCGATGCCATGGTGGCATTGGTGAACGCGGCGGGAGCCGAGGAAAAAAGCACCGGCTGGCCGCGCTTCAAAGCTCCGCAACTGGAGGCGAGCGGCCTGAGGATCGGCTACCTGATCGATCCCGACTGCACGCTGGTGCGGCTGATCCAGAACCCCGACTGACCGCATGCCCGCGAAAATCAAGATTTGCGGGATCAGCACACCCGAGGCGCTCGATGCGACCATCGCGGCGCGGGCGGACTATGCCGGGTTGGTGTTCTATCCAGCGTCGCCCCGTGCGGTTACGTCGAATGTCGCGGGCGCTTTGACATCGCGCGCAGCTGGCCAGATCGCCATGGTCGGTTTGTTCGTCGATGCGGATGATGCTGTCATCGCCGACGCACTGGTGGCAGCCAAGCTGAACGCGCTGCAGCTGCACGGTTCGGAATCGCCCGAACGCGTGGCCCAGTTGCGCGCGCGGTTTGGCAAGCCGGTGTGGAAGGCGCTGCCCGTCGCCAGCGCCAGCGATGTCGCACGCGCCGCAGCCTATGCCGGGGCGGCGGACTTGATCTTGTTCGACGCCAAGACCCCCAAAGGCGCGCTGCCCGGCGGCATGGGGTTGGCGTTCGACTGGTCGCTGCTGGCCGGATATCGCGGTGCCTTGCCGTGGGGGCTGGCAGGCGGGCTAAATCCGACGAATGTTGCCGAGGCGATTGCGCGCACCGGAGCGCCGCTGGTCGATACCTCCAGCGGCGTCGAAAGCGCGCCGGGCGTCAAGGATACCGACAAGATTACCAATTTCGCCTTTGCGGTGCGCTTGGCCTAAATCGCGTCGATCAATAGGCGTCGTTCAGCGCAAAGATCGGCTTGCGGGTGCGCCACTGCCCTCGGGTGAAGTCGGGAAAATCTAACGTGCGATTGCCCTCAGCAATCGATTGTTCCGACAGAGGCGTGATCGCGCTCCAGGCCAGCGCGTCGTAAATGTCGATTGGCATCGGGGCCTTGGCCTTCAGCGCCTCGACAAAAGCGTGGATCACGAACCAGTCCATCCCGCCATGCCCGGCCCCTGCCGCCAGATCGGCGTAGCGTTTCCATAGCGGGTGATCGTATTTCGCAAACCAGCCCTCGGCAGGCTCCCAGCGGTGCGGCTGTGGGCTCTTGCCCTCCAGATAGATCGACTTGTTGACGTCCATCCACAGCCCCTCGGTGCCTTGCACCCGAAAGCCGAGAGAATAGGGGCGCGGCAGCGAGGTGTCGTGGCACAGCATGATCGTTTCACCATTAGTGCAGCCGATCATGGTGTTGACCACATCACCCAGTGCGAATTTCACCTCGGCGTTGGGATGATCGGCAGAGCCGTTCTTGACGACATAATCATGCAGCCCGCGCGCCTTACAGCCGAAGCCGCCAGCGCCCGCTTCGCCCGGCAACGCGACCTTCAGGGTGCGGGTCTGCGGCGGGTAGCACACGCCGGCATCGGCGCAGCCCTGGTACTTCACGGTCAGGGTGGTCGCGCTCGCGCCGGCCGCGGGCGTGCCGGTGAGGGTGCCGAGCAATTCCTTGCGGTAGGTTTCGACGTCGCCGAAGAATTCGTCGCGGTAGGCCTTGCCCTTCAGCAGCGCCATGGTCGCGCCGGTGAAGGCGGCATCGGCCTTGACCGAGGTGCGGTGCCGGTACAGGTAATAGCCGTCGGCGATCCGCCAGCGCACCTCGATGCGGTCCGGCGCGGTGGCCTGCGCGGACAGGACGAAGACCTCGTCGACCGGCGGCAGTTCGAAGTCCTGGGCGACGGCCGAGGTCGCGGGCAGCGCAAGCAGCAGGGCGAGCCCGGCCAGCCAGCGGCGCAGGCGGATCGTGGATGCGGTCATTGGCTCAGTTTACCGGTCGGCTCTCGGCGGCCAGCCATTGCAGGTATTCGGGCAGGCCGGACGCGGCTTCGACCGCGAGCAGCTCCGGGAGTTCGTAGGGATGCAGTTGGCGCAGGCGTTCCTGCAGGGCGGGGTAGGCCTCGGCACTGGTCTTGACCAGCAGCAGGACCTCGGCCGCGGCCTCGACCTTGCGTTGCCAGCGATAGACCGAACGCAGGCCGGGCAGGAGGTTGACGCAGGCGGCCAGGCGCTCGGCCACCAGCGCGGTGGCGATGCGCTCGGCGCTGTCGGCGTCGGGACAGGTGCAGAAGCAGATCAGGGCGCTCACCGGCATAGGGTAGCGGCTGCCCCGATCCGGCGGGCCTGGCGGACATCCGCGTGCGGCCCTTGAAAGTCGGCGGGCCCGCCCCATCTCGGTGGCATGCCGGGTTCGCCCGGTTCTGTTGTCCGCGGTTTGGCACTCGCTTCGCGCGACTGCTAAAATCGCCGGGTTTTTCCACGTCAATCAACCATTTACCGAGGTTGCCATGTCCAATATCAAGCCGCTGCACGACCGCGTGGTCATCAAGCGCATGGAAGAAGAGAAGCTGTCCGCCGGCGGGATCGTGATCCCGGATTCGGCCACCGAGAAGCCGATCAAGGGCGAAGTCGTCGCCGTCGGCACCGGCAAGGTGCTGGACAACGGCCAGGTCCGCGCGCCGCAGGTCAAGGTCGGCGACAAGGTGCTGTTCGGCAAGTACAGCGGCACCGAAGTGAAGCTGGACGGCGTCGAGCTGCTGGTGGTGAAGGAAGACGGCACTGTTGCAAAGTTAGCGATGAGGCAGCCTTTTGTCTTATTCAAAGGCCTTACATTTCAAAAACTCTGCTTACCAGGCGCATTTCGCCCAGGGGATCACCATAATAAAATGCTGAGGCCTGGCCTTTGCGTAGTGCACGCATCACCTCAATACCTTTGATGGTGGCGTAAGCCGTCTTCATGGATTTAAATCCCAGCGTGGCGCCGATTATCCGTTTCAGTTTGCCATGATCGCATTCAATCACGTTGTTCCGGTACTTAATCTGTCGGTGTTCAACGTCAGACGGGCACCGGCCTTCGCGTTTGAGCAGAGCAAGCGCGCGACCATAGGCGGGCGCTTTATCCGTGTTGATGAATCGCGGGATCTGCCACTTCTTCACGTTGTTGAGGATTTTACCCAGAAACCGGTATGCAGCTTTGCTGTTACGACGGGAGGAGAGATAAAAATCGACAGTGCGGCCCCGGCTGTCGACGGCCCGGTACAGATACGCCCAGCGGCCATTGACCTTCACGTAGGTTTCATCCATGTGCCACGGGCAAAGATCGGAAGGGTTACGCCAGTACCAGCGCAGCCGTTTTTCCATTTCAGGCGCATAACGCTGAACCCAGCGGTAAATCGTGGAGTGATCGACATTCACTCCGCGTTCAGCCAGCATCTCCTGCAGCTCACGGTAACTGATGCCGTATTTGCAGTACCAGCGTACGGCCCACAGAATGATGTCACGCTGAAAATGCCGGCCTTTGAATGGGTTCATGTGCAGCTCCATCAGCAAAAGGGGATGATAAGTTTATCACCACCGACTATTTGCAACAGTGCCGTTTATTCTTCCTATACGTGCCGCGTTCCAGGCGGCGACTATGAGGGCTATGTCGATGCCCATGTGCGCCGGCTGGAGGCGCTACGCCGGGCCGGTATCGTCGAGCGGATCGACGCCGACCAATGGCGCATCCCCGATGATCTGGTCAGCCGTGCCGCCGCCCATGACGCCGGCCGAGACAGTCAGGCCAGCGTTCGCGTCCTTTCCCCGGTCGATCTGAACAAACAGATCGGATCGGACGGCGCGACCTGGCTGGACCGGCGGCTGATCCACGGCGAGACGGCCGACCTTGCGCCAACCGGCTTCGGGCAACAAGTCCGCGAAGCCATGGACCAGCGCCGCGAGCACCATATCGAACAGGGCGACGCCACCCGCAGCCGGGACAGCCGCGTCTTCTACCGGCGCAACCTTCTCGCCATCCTGCGGGAGCGCGAGGTAGCCGGCGTCGGATCGGATATGGCTTTGAGTAAGGGCCTGCCGTTCCGCGCCGCCACGGACGGCGAGAGCGTCAGCGGCAAGTTTACCGGAACCGTGCATCTATCGAGCGGCAAGTTCGCCGTGGTCGAGAAATCCCATGAGTTCACCCTTGTCCCGTGGCGGCCGATCATCGACCGCCAACTCGGCCGCGAGGTTATGGGCATCGTGCAGGGCGGGTCGGTGTCGTGGCAGTTAGGGCGGCAGAGGGGGCTGGAACGCTGAGTGCGCCCATGCCGCATTGCGAAGCAAAAGATAATCGGATAAAATGTAGCAATTCATATTCGTAAGCGTGGAGTAATCAGATGGGAAATTCCAAGTCAGCAGACAAGTAAGCCGCAACAACCAGTATTGTTGTTGCGGCGCTCTGTAAGGCTAGTCTCATCTGATTGCTGACGAGCAGACGTCGCCCGGTATTCCTTAATCGAGGGTTGATTCGTCATGACCACCACACGCCCCGCGTGGGCCTATACGCTGCCGGCAGCACTGCTGCTGATGGCTCCTTTCGACATCCTCGCTTCACTGGCGATGGATATTTATCTCCCTGTCGTTCCAGCGATGCCCGGCATCCTGAACACGACGCCCGCTATGATCCAACTCACGTTGAGCCTCTATATGGTGATGCTCGGCGTGGGCCAGGTGATTTTTGGTCCGCTCTCAGACAGAATCGGGCGACGGCCAATTCTACTTGCGGGCGCAACGGCTTTCGTCATTGCGTCTCTGGGAGCAGCTTGGTCTTCAACTGCACCGGCCTT
It encodes:
- a CDS encoding subclass B1 metallo-beta-lactamase NDM-1; translated protein: MELPNIMHPVAKLSTALAAALMLSGCMPGEIRPTIGQQMETGDQRFGDLVFRQLAPNVWQHTSYLDMPGFGAVASNGLIVRDGGRVLVVDTAWTDDQTAQILNWIKQEINLPVALAVVTHAHQDKMGGMDALHAAGIATYANALSNQLAPQEGMVAAQHSLTFAANGWVEPATAPNFGPLKVFYPGPGHTSDNITVGIDGTDIAFGGCLIKDSKAKSLGNLGDADTEHYAASARAFGAAFPKASMIVMSHSAPDSRAAITHTARMADKLR
- the ble gene encoding bleomycin binding protein Ble-MBL; translated protein: MADHVTPNLPSRDFDVTEAFYAKLGFATSWKDRGWMILQRGGLQLEFFPYPDLDPATSSFGCCLRLDDLDAMVALVNAAGAEEKSTGWPRFKAPQLEASGLRIGYLIDPDCTLVRLIQNPD
- a CDS encoding phosphoribosylanthranilate isomerase, which translates into the protein MPAKIKICGISTPEALDATIAARADYAGLVFYPASPRAVTSNVAGALTSRAAGQIAMVGLFVDADDAVIADALVAAKLNALQLHGSESPERVAQLRARFGKPVWKALPVASASDVARAAAYAGAADLILFDAKTPKGALPGGMGLAFDWSLLAGYRGALPWGLAGGLNPTNVAEAIARTGAPLVDTSSGVESAPGVKDTDKITNFAFAVRLA
- the cutA gene encoding divalent-cation tolerance protein CutA; this encodes MPVSALICFCTCPDADSAERIATALVAERLAACVNLLPGLRSVYRWQRKVEAAAEVLLLVKTSAEAYPALQERLRQLHPYELPELLAVEAASGLPEYLQWLAAESRPVN
- a CDS encoding IS6-like element IS26 family transposase; its protein translation is MNPFKGRHFQRDIILWAVRWYCKYGISYRELQEMLAERGVNVDHSTIYRWVQRYAPEMEKRLRWYWRNPSDLCPWHMDETYVKVNGRWAYLYRAVDSRGRTVDFYLSSRRNSKAAYRFLGKILNNVKKWQIPRFINTDKAPAYGRALALLKREGRCPSDVEHRQIKYRNNVIECDHGKLKRIIGATLGFKSMKTAYATIKGIEVMRALRKGQASAFYYGDPLGEMRLVSRVFEM